The following coding sequences are from one Nicotiana tomentosiformis chromosome 3, ASM39032v3, whole genome shotgun sequence window:
- the LOC104102668 gene encoding exocyst complex component EXO70B1, with product MAATIEGQDRVLAAAQQIVKSLNTSTNVDTDDMLMILSTFDNRLSKLSNFMTSSSSSTPNSAKAAAAAAGGDDSFVDPRFEAAEQLILHWNSPPNADPDSTLDYLAAVDEIIQMTDDLNLQPENDLVMDRAEAALQHAMAHLEDEFRHILIGNTVPFDAGRLHESSFIRRCSISSSAVEIPDFETGTSSEDQEDVSSGRYNHVKGKSLGGDEFSLDLVYPDAIIDLREIANRMIRSGYEKECCQVYSSVRREVLDECLAILGIEKLSIEEVHRIEWQSLDEKMKKWIYAVKVLVRILLSAEKSLCEQIFVGSELIKEVCFMETAKGCVMQLLNFGEAVAIGRRSSEKLFRILDMYDALADVLSDIDLLFNDESGEMVCSEAKGVLDGLGEAAIGTFVEFENAVQREASKKPTQGGEIHPLTRYVMNYVKLLVDYSDTLNGLLEKVESECEPDSSRIDNGDNLEFENVPPLGRRLMLLIKSLEANLEGKSRMYEDSGMQYIFLMNNVHYIVQKVKDSELQKLLGDQWVRKRRGQIRQHATGYLRASWSKVLSCLKDEGLGGSSSNASKTVLKERFKNFNVCFEEIYRIQTGWKVPDAQLREELRISISEKVLPAYRSFLGRFGGHLESGRNAGKYIKYTLEDLEGYLLDLFEGTPLVLHHMKRKGT from the coding sequence ATGGCGGCGACTATAGAAGGACAAGATAGGGTTCTTGCTGCAGCTCAACAGATCGTCAAGAGTCTCAACACTTCCACAAATGTTGACACTGATGATATGCTTATGATCTTATCTACCTTCGATAATCGCCTCTCTAAGCTCTCCAATTTCATgacttcttcatcttcctccactcCTAACTCCGCCAAAGCTGCCGCTGCCGCTGCCGGAGGCGATGATTCCTTTGTGGATCCTCGATTCGAAGCTGCCGAGCAACTTATCCTTCATTGGAACTCCCCTCCCAACGCCGATCCTGATTCTACCTTGGATTACCTCGCCGCCGTTGACGAGATTATTCAGATGACCGACGATCTGAATCTTCAGCCGGAAAATGATCTCGTCATGGACCGAGCTGAGGCTGCTCTTCAACATGCCATGGCTCATTTAGAAGATGAGTTTCGCCATATTCTCATTGGCAATACGGTTCCCTTCGATGCTGGCCGCCTCCACGAGTCCTCCTTCATTCGCCGTTGTTCCATTTCTTCATCTGCTGTCGAAATCCCTGATTTTGAAACCGGCACTTCCTCCGAGGATCAGGAGGATGTTAGCAGTGGAAGGTACAATCATGTCAAAGGGAAGAGCCTTGGAGGAGATGAATTCTCCCTTGATTTGGTATATCCGGATGCTATTATTGATCTGAGAGAGATTGCTAACCGTATGATTCGATCCGGATATGAAAAGGAATGTTGTCAAGTATACTCTAGTGTTCGTAGAGAGGTGCTTGATGAGTGTCTAGCAATTCTTGGCATTGAGAAACTGAGCATTGAGGAGGTCCATAGGATTGAATGGCAGTCGCTGGacgagaaaatgaagaaatggatTTATGCTGTAAAAGTTCTGGTGAGAATCCTTTTATCTGCTGAAAAGAGCTTGTGTGAACAGATTTTTGTAGGCTCAGAGTTGATTAAAGAAGTGTGCTTTATGGAAACTGCAAAGGGCTGTGTGATGCAGCTCTTGAATTTTGGTGAAGCTGTGGCGATAGGGCGAAGGTCGTCTGAGAAGTTGTTTAGGATTCTGGATATGTATGATGCCCTCGCAGATGTTTTGTCTGACATAGACTTGCTTTTTAACGATGAATCTGGTGAAATGGTGTGTAGTGAGGCAAAAGGGGTGTTAGATGGCCTAGGAGAAGCAGCTATTGGGACGTTTGTGGAGTTTGAGAATGCAGTTCAGCGGGAGGCTTCAAAGAAACCAACACAAGGAGGTGAAATCCACCCATTGACTCGTTATGTTATGAATTATGTGAAATTGTTGGTTGATTATAGTGATACATTGAATGGACTTTTAGAGAAGGTAGAGAGTGAATGTGAACCTGACAGTTCGCGGATTGATAATGGTGATAATTTGGAGTTTGAGAATGTCCCACCACTTGGGAGGCGGTTGATGTTACTGATCAAGTCTTTGGAAGCTAATCTTGAAGGGAAGTCGAGAATGTATGAAGATAGTGGAATGCAATATATATTTTTGATGAATAATGTACATTACATAGTTCAGAAAGTGAAAGATTCGGAGCTtcaaaaacttttaggtgatcagTGGGTCAGAAAGCGAAGGGGTCAAATTCGACAACATGCTACAGGTTATCTTAGAGCTTCGTGGAGCAAGGTTCTATCTTGTTTGAAGGATGAAGGGCTTGGTGGAAGCTCAAGCAATGCCTCAAAGACAGTCCTCAAGGAGAGGTTTAAGAACTTCAACGTATGTTTTGAAGAAATTTATAGAATCCAAACGGGTTGGAAAGTCCCAGATGCTCAACTGCGCGAAGAACTGAGAATTTCTATTTCTGAAAAAGTGCTACCTGCATATCGGTCTTTTTTGGGGAGGTTTGGGGGTCATTTAGAGAGTGGAAGAAATGCGGGGAAGTACATAAAGTATACTTTAGAGGACTTAGAGGGTTACTTGTTGGATCTATTTGAAGGAACACCTCTTGTTTTGCACCATATGAAAAGAAAAGGCACGTAG